One Ficedula albicollis isolate OC2 chromosome 15, FicAlb1.5, whole genome shotgun sequence genomic window carries:
- the SLC25A1 gene encoding tricarboxylate transport protein, mitochondrial gives GRSLAAAAPADKAKLTHPGKAILAGGLAGGIEICITFPTEYVKTQLQLDEKANPPRYKGIGDCVKQTVRDHGIRGLYRGLSSLLYGSIPKAAVRFGMFEFLSNQMRDEQGRLDSTRGLICGLGAGVAEAVAVVCPMETVKVKFIHDQTSPNPKYRGFFHGVREIVREQGLRGTYQGLTATVLKQGSNQAIRFFVMTSLKNWYKGDNPNKAMNPFITGVFGAVAGAASVFGNTPLDVVKTRMQGLEAHKYRNTWDCAYQIMKHEGPLAFYKGTVPRLGRVCLDVAIVFIIYDEVVKFLNKVWKTD, from the exons gggcgtaGCCTGGCCGCCGCCGCCCCCGCCGACAAGGCCAAGCTCACGCACCCCGGCAAGGCCATCCTGGCAG GTGGCCTGGCTGGAGGGATCGAGATCTGCATCACATTCCCTACCGAGTATGTGaagacacagctgcagctggatgaGAAGGCAAACCCTCCCCGCTACAAGGGCATCG gggacTGTGTGAAGCAGACTGTCCGTGACCATGGCATCCGGGGGCTCTACCGGGGGCTCAGCTCACTGCTCTACGGTTCCATCCCCAAGGCTGCTGTCAG GTTCGGGATGTTCGAGTTCCTCAGCAACCAGATGAGAGACGAGCAGGGGCGGCTGGACAGCACGCGGGGCCTCATCTGCGGGCTGGGGGCTGGCGTGGCCgaggctgtggctgtggtcTGCCCCATGGAGACTGTGAAG GTGAAGTTTATCCATGACCAGACCTCTCCCAACCCCAAATACCGTGGTTTCTTCCATGGCGTCCGGGAGATCGTTCGGGAACAGG GACTGAGGGGGACCTACCAGGGCTTAACTGCAACTGTCCTCAAGCAAGGATCAAACCAGGCCATCCGCTTCTTCGTCATGACCTCCCTCAAGAACTGGTACAAAG GGGACAATCCCAACAAGGCCATGAACCCCTTCATAACAGGGGTGTTTGGAGCCGTTGCTGGAGCTGCGAGTGTCTTCGGCAACACGCCTTTGGACGTGGTGAAGACCAGGATGCAG GGGCTGGAAGCACACAAGTACAGGAACACCTGGGACTGTGCCTACCAGATCATGAAGCACGAAGGGCCCCTGGC GTTTTACAAGGGTACAGTGCCTCGCTTGGGCCGTGTGTGTCTTGACGTAGCCATCGTCTTCATCATCTACGATGAGGTGGTCAAATTCCTCAACAAGGTGTGGAAAACGGACTGA
- the LOC101806510 gene encoding uncharacterized protein LOC101806510 — protein sequence MSSCTSQADNGADATGRITAALGGGSAALHPLGWEGSDPLVCPQVPSSLLASTKTTASDELSLNTGRVKGESLGMVYLRLSALKPPGGGAARPELPPAQPPLLIQSPPVRGRAAIPRGSQAAGAMRDPLLWASCLLATGCLGGCRQRCCPGRNNACRAPCYCHSYCQRTGDCCQDYLAMCRRAVEWRRGRPWGPRLGTLPVLLPSVASVCCYLLAPYFERGQGRGGLLGHSSPCPPCPLCRISPALLLPLLMTLKLSFPSPPSVAAVGCAVEPWGPWSGCSCRCGAGSRARSPQAPAQSRDPLLHPPVFMASLHPPHSGPFCFPQPLLFSLLQTTAFCMPDRTIILPTLQNRIPVHPQSHYPSHLSNRSPSATSPNAHPLYTPILQKNHHNLCPTFQPPFPLFSPPVSPLPSSPLRSSCGCFCLTQVGAPCRGRAWSRGLQRHGQACVQCWGNLSHRRPHCTGHGLQGARTFWVAASVVGCQGSWVQEGLCLLPTSSHLRVGSPWEGLLLTIGASSLCFPLNILLKNGKTFLIKTKNKGIAKVW from the exons ATGTCAAGCTGTACATCACAAGCTGACAATGGGGCTGATGCCACTGGCAGGATCACAGCAGCTCTTGGAGGgggctcagcagccctgcaccccctgGGATGGGAGGGCAGTGACCCCCTGGTGTGTCCCCAggttccctcctccctccttgcCAGCACCAAGACCACAG CCAGCGATGAGCTCAGCCTTAACACAGGAAGGGTGAAGGGGGAAAGCCTGGGCATGGTTTACCTGCGGCTTTCGGCTCTGAAGCCA CCCGGGGGCGGTGCGGCGCGGCCGGagctcccaccagcacagcccccgCTCCTTATCCAGAGCCCGCCGGTGCGGGGCAGAGCCGCCATCCCGCGGGGCTCGCAGGCTGCCGGTGCCATGCGGGACCCGCTGCTCTGGGCGAGCTGCCTGCTGGCCACCGGCTGCCTG gggggctgccggcAGCGGTGCTGCCCCGGCAGGAACAACGCCTGCCGGGCTCCCTGCTACTGCCACTCGTACTGCCAGAGGACGGGGGACTGCTGCCAGGACTACCTGGCCATGTGCCGCCGTGCCGTTGAGTGGCGGAGGGGACGGCCCTGGGGACCGCGCCTGGGGACACTCCCTGTACTGCTGCCATCGGTGGCGAGTGTCTGCTGTTACCTGTTAGCCCCGTACTTCGAGAG GGGTCAGGGAAGAGGGGGGCTGCTGGGTCACTCTAGCCCTtgccctccctgtcccctgtgccgcatctcccctgctctgctcttacCATTGCTCATGACACtgaaactttcttttccttctcctccatccGTGGCAGCggtgggctgtgctgtggagcCCTGGGGGCCGTGGAGCGGGTGCAGCTGCCGGTgcggggctggcagcagggcccgCAGCCCCCAg GCGCCTGCCCAAAGCCGGGACCCCCTCCTGCACCCCCCTGTGTTCATGGCCTCTTTGCACCCCCCACACTCAGGGCCTTTTTGCTTCCCTCAGCCATTACTCTTCTCTCTGCTCCAAACCACAGCCTTTTGCATGCCCGACAGAACCATCATCCTTCCCACCCTCCAAAATAGGATCCCTGTGCACCCCCAGAGCCATTACCCTTCTCACCTCTCCAACCGAAGCccctctgccacctccccaAACGCACATCCCCTTTATACCCCAATCCttcaaaaaaaccaccacaaccTCTGTCCTACTTTCCAACCAccatttcccctcttttctcctcccgtttcccccctgcccagctcccccctCCGCAGCTCCTGCGGCTGTTTCTGCCTGACGCAGGTGGGAGCCCCGTGCCGCGGGCGCGCCTGGAGCCGCGGGCTGCAGCGGCACGGGCAGGcgtgtgtgcagtgctgggggaatcTGTCCCACCGCCGTCCCCACTGCACTGGACACGGCCTGCAAGGGGCCAG GACATTTTGGGTGGCCGCTTCTGTGGTGGGGTGCCAGGGCTCGTGGGTGCAGGAAGGGCTGTGTCTGCTCCCCACCAGCTCTCATCTTCGTGTAGGATCCCCCTGGGAAG GTCTGCTGCTCACCATTGGTGCCAGCTCCCTCtgttttccattaaatattttgctgaagaaTGGAAAAACCTTTCTTATAAAGACTAAAAACAAGGGAATTGCTAAAGTGTGGTGA